GCGAAGTTTGGCGGGCTTTTGTCCGGTTCGCGTTAAAAGTGGGTCACGTTTGCTCTTCCACACTATAGCGCGAGTGTCGTGCACGTGACCTGttcgccgtcgccgccgcctcggTGGTCGACGTCCGTCCCGCCGGCGCTCTCGAAGTCGCTCTCGTAGTCGCCCCCCTGGATGGAGACGTCGCGCTCGCCCGGCGGCTGCGAGGCGACACCGCGACGACGCCAGCAACGCGGGACGCGTCTATGTCAGggtgtgagctttttttttttttaaaccagggaTGTCGTCATGACGACAAGCACCCACCTGCGCCGCCGCGTCTCCGGAGGGGGCGGAGCCGAGGTCGTCCAATGACTTCACGTTCAGCTGGAAGTCCACTGCGTGCACAACAAGAACAACACACGTccgtgtgtgtttattttttttttgtgcggctCGTGTGAgtgatgtgtgtgtatttgacttttgtgtgtgtgtgtctcacagTGCGACGACACCGGGCTGGCCTCACTGGCGTCGGACCCAAGCGGGAAAAGTTCCTCCAGCGAGAGGACCTCCTCCGGCGCCGACCTCGCAGAGTCCCAAGAGAATCGTGGACCGGACgagagggggcggggctcgggCGGAAGACTGGCGCGGCCGGCGGGGGACGAGGGGGGGCCGTCCCCGGGGGGCCGGCGAGCCGGAGAGGAGGCCCGGCGCGGGCTTCCCCGGCCGAgcgtctggggaaaaaaaaaggcgtcgCTTCGGAATCGAATAATCGCTAACGCGGCTCCTTCCCGACTCGCTTTTCCGCTCTGAAATGATGACTCGACACGTCAACACGTTGACGTCATTCGACAAGATGGATGCCGGCACACAGTGACATCACCCACCACAAAATGGTCGACTCAGCAATGATATCGTGGAGCGATCCGACATTTGACGGCAAACAAAAGAAGATGTGAGCGGTACCGGGCTGGTTCTGCTCCTGGACGGGTTGCGGTCCCCCAAGAGCCTCATCACCTCCTCTTCATCGCTGTCCACACTTTCGCTCCATTTGAGCAGGGAGCCCTCGGCCGGTTCGGGCCCGGATTCCTCCCGAGaccccgtcgtcgtcgtcgtcttcttctttttccgaGGAGGCCCGTCGCCACCCCGGGAAATTCAC
Above is a genomic segment from Syngnathoides biaculeatus isolate LvHL_M chromosome 7, ASM1980259v1, whole genome shotgun sequence containing:
- the LOC133503913 gene encoding clumping factor B-like, producing MRLLGDRNPSRSRTSPTLGRGSPRRASSPARRPPGDGPPSSPAGRASLPPEPRPLSSGPRFSWDSARSAPEEVLSLEELFPLGSDASEASPVSSHLDFQLNVKSLDDLGSAPSGDAAAQPPGERDVSIQGGDYESDFESAGGTDVDHRGGGDGEQVSEHLPDEEGATSSTLSSEARTDGEDANTSTASSLGSPASGAKSSSRASSQPAARLNDAAAQTDADAWRTWAGPPDALALTESAKRRLALARRTARSGRRKRDDLVLGLGPPAYTYVTLRRTLEGIRRQTRR